DNA sequence from the Rhizobium lusitanum genome:
CGTTGGTGGCGAGCATGATGTAGGCGCCGGCCAGCGTGACGTTCTTCAGGAAGTTGACGAAGTTCAGGCCGTTGATCCAGCCATTGGCGGCGGCCGGGAAGTCCGGAACGTTGACGGTCGGCAGATGGAAGACAATGCCGGTGAAGATGCAGAATGCGGCAAGCAGCCAGCCGACGATGCGGATCTGGAAGCCGAGGAGAACGCAGACGCCGGTGATGAATTCGAAGGCGCCGGCGAGGTAGGTGAGAAGCGTAGCGCCGGGCATACCGGCGCCAGCGATCATGCCGGCGGTGCCTGCCGGATCGGTCAGCTTGCCGAAGCCAGCGAAGATGAACATGAAGGCGAGCAGGATGCGCGCCACGAGGATGATGATATTATTGGTGTTGGACATGACGGTCTCCATTAAGGGTGGTCGGCACCGAGAGTGACGATTTCTGTTGACCCTTATTCGCGATTTTGGCGTGATTGGAAAGGTAAACAACTGCGCACAATTAGTTCACTATTGTTGAACAATGATGCGCTTGGATCACTCTTTCCATCCGCGCGGTATCGGTTATGGTGGCGCGAATTCACTGCCAAATCATAATTTTCGGAAGGAAACCCCTTATGGCCGATCTGTCCTCATTTCCGATCACGAAGCGCTGGGCCGCCAGCAATCCGGATATTATCCAGCTCTATTCGCTGCCGACGCCGAACGGCGCCAAGGTTTCGATCGCGCTCGAGGAACTCGAACTTCCCTATGAGCCGCATCTGGTTTCTTTCGGCACCAACGACCAGAAATCGCCGGAGTTCATCTCGCTGAACCCGAACGGCCGCATTCCGGCAATCATCGATCCCAATGGTCCCGGCGGCAAGCCGATCGGTCTGTTCGAATCCGGCGCTATCCTCGTTTATCTCGCTGAAAAGACCGGCAAGCTGATGCCGAAGGATGCGGCTGGGCGCTATGAGGTGTTGCAATGGGTGTTCTTCCAGATGGGCGGCATCGGTCCAATGTTCGGCCAGTTCGGCCATTTTTTCAAATTCGCCGCCGACAAGGTCGCCAACAATTCCTATCCGGTGGAGCGCTATCGCGATGAGGCCAAGCGCCTGCTCAGCGTCCTGGAGGACCGCCTGAAGGATCGCCAGTGGATCATGGGCGACGAA
Encoded proteins:
- a CDS encoding DoxX family protein, with product MSNTNNIIILVARILLAFMFIFAGFGKLTDPAGTAGMIAGAGMPGATLLTYLAGAFEFITGVCVLLGFQIRIVGWLLAAFCIFTGIVFHLPTVNVPDFPAAANGWINGLNFVNFLKNVTLAGAYIMLATNGPGVYSLDARRGVYAAA
- a CDS encoding glutathione binding-like protein; translated protein: MADLSSFPITKRWAASNPDIIQLYSLPTPNGAKVSIALEELELPYEPHLVSFGTNDQKSPEFISLNPNGRIPAIIDPNGPGGKPIGLFESGAILVYLAEKTGKLMPKDAAGRYEVLQWVFFQMGGIGPMFGQFGHFFKFAADKVANNSYPVERYRDEAKRLLSVLEDRLKDRQWIMGDEYTIADITTFPWVRGVDVFYGGREVLELASFPSVMAWVERATARPASQRGLNIPKRD